In one window of Maribacter sp. BPC-D8 DNA:
- the pulA gene encoding type I pullulanase, whose protein sequence is MKHTVLILMSFALFNSCNTKKTITDFNKYPIPINENLWIQYTEDATLFKLWSPNAEEVFLRLYKDGHDATVFSYYNLTKEHQGIWQTKVDGDLNGIYYTYQVKINDSWLDETPGIYAKAVGVNGNRAMVLDMETTNPNGWQKDTSPTLSTYNEAIIYELHVRDMTIHSQSGSSLPGTYLGLVEADTKGPTGVATGIDHLKELGITHVHLLPTLDHYAIDETNLDTPQFNWGYDPNNYNAPEGSFSTDPFNAEVRIKEFKQMVKTFHDNGIGVILDVAYNHTGKTEESNFNQEVPGYYYRHWEDGSYSDAAACGNETASERAMMRKFIIESILHWTKEYHIDGFRFDLMGIHDIETMNKIGEAVLEINPDALLYGEGWTASDSPLPEEKRALKKHMQQLPKFAAFSDDLRDGLKGSVFEDESLGFVSGAKNSEESIKFGVVGAIQHPQIEYENVNYSDAPWTLEPWQSINYVSCHDNHTLFDKLKISRPDATFEELIAMDKLANAIVLTSQGTPFLHAGSEMLRTKNGEHNSYNLPDSINQINWNWKNDNKEVFDYYKNLIKLRKEHPAFYMATSNQVREHLKFQNTNNSLVSFTLEGNANDDNWKNILVIYNASNEKLNYKIDGVWQKAVSGSTFDFQGLHLLKDSIEVPGLSMYIAFQK, encoded by the coding sequence ATGAAACATACAGTACTAATTCTAATGAGTTTCGCACTGTTCAACTCTTGTAATACCAAAAAGACTATTACTGATTTCAATAAATACCCTATCCCTATAAACGAAAACCTTTGGATACAATATACCGAAGATGCTACGCTCTTCAAACTTTGGTCTCCAAATGCTGAAGAAGTATTTTTAAGACTCTATAAAGACGGACATGACGCTACTGTCTTTTCATACTACAACCTGACAAAAGAGCATCAAGGTATTTGGCAAACAAAAGTAGATGGTGATTTAAATGGCATCTATTACACCTATCAAGTTAAAATTAATGATTCGTGGCTAGATGAAACTCCAGGAATTTATGCAAAAGCTGTAGGTGTAAATGGCAATAGAGCCATGGTCTTAGATATGGAAACTACCAACCCGAATGGTTGGCAGAAAGACACTTCCCCAACTCTTAGCACCTATAATGAAGCTATAATTTATGAATTACATGTTCGCGACATGACAATTCATTCGCAGTCTGGCTCATCACTGCCTGGTACATATTTAGGGTTAGTAGAAGCTGATACTAAAGGTCCAACTGGAGTTGCTACAGGTATTGATCATTTAAAAGAATTGGGTATTACCCATGTGCATCTTTTACCCACTTTAGACCACTACGCTATTGACGAAACCAATTTAGACACTCCACAATTTAATTGGGGTTACGACCCTAACAACTATAATGCTCCTGAAGGTTCTTTTTCTACCGATCCCTTTAATGCCGAAGTGCGCATTAAAGAGTTTAAGCAAATGGTAAAGACTTTTCATGATAATGGTATTGGAGTTATTTTAGATGTCGCATATAACCACACTGGCAAAACAGAAGAATCTAATTTTAATCAAGAAGTACCTGGGTACTACTATCGCCATTGGGAAGATGGTTCTTATTCAGATGCTGCTGCCTGTGGAAACGAAACGGCATCAGAGCGTGCTATGATGCGGAAATTCATCATAGAATCTATCTTACATTGGACGAAAGAATATCATATTGACGGATTCCGGTTCGACCTCATGGGTATTCATGACATTGAAACCATGAATAAAATTGGCGAAGCTGTTTTAGAAATAAATCCTGATGCACTTTTATATGGGGAAGGATGGACTGCTTCAGATTCTCCGCTACCGGAAGAAAAACGAGCTCTTAAAAAACATATGCAGCAACTTCCAAAATTTGCAGCTTTTAGTGATGATTTACGTGACGGATTAAAAGGTTCAGTTTTTGAAGATGAAAGTTTAGGTTTTGTTAGTGGCGCTAAGAATTCAGAGGAATCTATTAAATTCGGGGTTGTAGGCGCTATTCAACATCCTCAAATTGAATACGAAAACGTAAATTATTCTGATGCTCCTTGGACTTTAGAACCATGGCAATCTATCAACTATGTTTCTTGCCACGATAATCATACCTTATTTGACAAACTTAAAATTTCAAGACCAGACGCAACATTTGAAGAATTAATTGCCATGGATAAATTGGCGAATGCCATTGTACTGACCTCACAAGGAACCCCATTTCTTCATGCTGGATCAGAAATGCTTCGTACTAAAAACGGAGAACATAATTCTTACAACCTACCAGATAGCATTAACCAAATAAACTGGAATTGGAAGAATGATAACAAAGAAGTATTCGACTACTATAAAAATCTAATAAAGCTGAGAAAAGAGCATCCAGCTTTTTATATGGCTACCTCCAATCAAGTAAGAGAACATTTAAAATTCCAAAATACTAATAATAGTCTTGTTTCCTTTACACTAGAAGGTAATGCAAACGATGATAATTGGAAAAACATTTTAGTGATTTATAACGCATCAAACGAAAAATTAAATTATAAAATTGATGGAGTTTGGCAAAAAGCTGTTTCTGGTAGTACCTTTGACTTTCAAGGGCTGCATTTATTGAAAGACAGTATTGAAGTACCTGGGCTATCAATGTACATCGCATTTCAGAAATAA
- the accD gene encoding acetyl-CoA carboxylase, carboxyltransferase subunit beta: protein MTAWFKRKEKGIQTSTEEKKDTPKGLWYKSPTGKIVESDDLAKNFYVSPEDDYHVRIGSKEYFEILFDDNKFRELDANLTSKDPLKFEDTKKYSERLKAAQKKTGLKDAVRTGYGKSFGKDIVICCMDFKFIGGSMGSVVGEKIARGIDYAIKKKTPFMMISKSGGARMMEAALSLMQLAKTSAKLAQLSEAGLPYISLCTDPTTGGTTASYAMLGDINIAEPGALIGFAGPRIVKDTTGKDLPEGFQSSEFLLEHGFLDFISHRKDLKKKVNLYIDLIQNNAVRSEKATA from the coding sequence ATGACGGCTTGGTTTAAAAGAAAAGAAAAAGGTATACAAACCTCTACCGAAGAAAAGAAAGACACACCTAAAGGCTTGTGGTATAAATCGCCAACTGGTAAAATAGTTGAGTCAGACGATCTTGCTAAAAACTTTTATGTAAGTCCTGAAGATGATTACCATGTAAGAATCGGTAGTAAGGAGTATTTTGAAATTTTGTTCGATGACAATAAGTTTAGAGAACTTGATGCTAATCTTACTTCTAAAGATCCTTTGAAATTTGAGGATACCAAGAAATATAGCGAACGTTTAAAAGCGGCACAGAAAAAAACCGGACTTAAAGATGCTGTAAGAACAGGATACGGAAAGTCATTCGGTAAAGATATCGTAATCTGTTGTATGGATTTTAAATTCATCGGTGGTTCTATGGGTAGTGTCGTTGGTGAGAAAATTGCTCGTGGTATTGACTACGCTATTAAAAAGAAAACACCATTTATGATGATTTCTAAATCTGGTGGAGCTCGTATGATGGAGGCAGCACTTTCGCTAATGCAATTAGCAAAAACATCTGCTAAACTTGCACAACTGTCTGAAGCTGGCTTACCATATATTTCTTTATGTACCGATCCAACAACTGGTGGTACGACTGCATCATATGCAATGCTTGGCGATATTAATATTGCAGAGCCAGGTGCATTGATAGGTTTTGCTGGTCCAAGAATTGTAAAGGATACTACTGGTAAAGATTTACCTGAAGGTTTTCAATCATCTGAGTTTTTATTGGAACACGGATTTCTAGATTTCATTTCGCACAGAAAAGATTTAAAGAAAAAAGTTAACCTTTATATAGACCTTATTCAAAATAATGCTGTGAGATCAGAAAAAGCAACTGCTTGA
- the rpsO gene encoding 30S ribosomal protein S15 gives MYLTKEVKAEIFKKHGGKADNTGSTEGQIALFTHRINHLTGHLKRNHKDYNTERSLVKLVGKRRSLLDYMIKNDIVKYRELIKELGIRK, from the coding sequence ATGTATTTAACAAAAGAAGTAAAAGCCGAAATTTTCAAGAAACACGGCGGTAAAGCAGATAACACTGGTTCTACAGAAGGACAAATCGCTTTATTCACACACCGAATCAATCACTTGACCGGTCACTTGAAAAGAAATCATAAAGACTACAACACTGAGCGTTCACTTGTGAAACTAGTAGGTAAAAGAAGAAGTCTTCTTGATTACATGATTAAAAATGATATTGTAAAATACAGAGAGCTAATTAAAGAGCTAGGTATTAGAAAATAA
- a CDS encoding VF530 family DNA-binding protein has translation MSSDSQPNNPLHGIKLATILEELTEKYSWEDLAGQVDINCFKSNPSIKSSLKFLRRTPWAREKVEHLYLQSFKK, from the coding sequence ATGAGTTCAGATTCTCAACCTAATAATCCGCTTCATGGTATTAAGCTAGCAACAATACTTGAAGAACTTACAGAAAAGTATTCTTGGGAAGATTTGGCTGGTCAAGTTGATATTAATTGCTTTAAAAGTAATCCCTCTATAAAATCAAGCTTAAAATTTTTACGTAGAACTCCTTGGGCTCGAGAAAAAGTTGAACATTTATACTTACAATCCTTCAAAAAATAA
- the fbaA gene encoding class II fructose-bisphosphate aldolase — protein sequence MAHNIKPGVATGDEVQAIFNYAKEKGFALPAVNVIGSDTINGVLETAASLNAPVIIQFSNGGAQFNAGKGLSNDGQKAAILGAVAGAKHVHQLAEAYGATVILHTDHCAKKLLPWIDGLLDASEKHFAETGKSLFSSHMIDLSEEPLEENIEICKGYLERMSKMNMTLEIELGITGGEEDGVDNSDVDDSKLYTQPEEVAYAYEELSKVSPKFTIAAAFGNVHGVYKPGNVKLTPKILKNSQEYISEKYGVEHNHIDFVFHGGSGSTVEEIREGISYGVIKMNIDTDLQYAFLAGVRDYVQDNKDYLQAQIGNPKGADEPNKKFYDPRVWLRKGETAFIERLKKAFEDLNNVNTL from the coding sequence ATGGCTCACAATATCAAACCGGGAGTTGCAACCGGAGACGAAGTTCAAGCAATTTTCAACTACGCAAAAGAAAAAGGATTTGCATTACCTGCGGTAAACGTTATTGGTTCAGATACTATTAATGGTGTTTTAGAGACAGCAGCAAGCTTAAACGCTCCTGTTATCATTCAATTTTCTAATGGCGGTGCTCAGTTTAATGCTGGTAAGGGTCTTTCTAATGATGGGCAAAAAGCAGCTATTTTAGGTGCAGTTGCTGGTGCAAAACATGTTCACCAATTAGCAGAAGCTTACGGTGCTACAGTTATTCTTCATACAGATCATTGTGCAAAAAAATTATTGCCTTGGATCGACGGTCTTCTAGATGCTAGTGAAAAACATTTCGCTGAAACTGGTAAATCTTTGTTCAGTTCACATATGATCGATCTTTCTGAAGAGCCTTTAGAAGAGAACATCGAAATCTGCAAAGGGTACTTAGAGCGCATGAGCAAAATGAACATGACGCTAGAAATCGAACTAGGTATAACTGGTGGTGAAGAAGATGGTGTTGACAATTCTGATGTAGATGATTCTAAATTATACACACAACCAGAAGAAGTAGCATATGCTTACGAAGAACTTTCTAAAGTAAGCCCAAAATTCACTATCGCTGCTGCGTTCGGTAACGTACATGGTGTTTATAAGCCGGGTAACGTAAAATTGACTCCGAAAATTCTTAAAAACTCTCAAGAGTATATTTCTGAAAAATATGGTGTTGAGCATAACCATATCGATTTCGTATTTCACGGTGGATCTGGATCTACGGTTGAAGAAATTAGAGAAGGTATTAGCTACGGTGTTATTAAAATGAATATTGACACAGATTTACAATATGCTTTTTTAGCAGGTGTTCGTGACTATGTTCAAGATAACAAAGACTACTTACAAGCACAAATAGGTAACCCTAAAGGTGCAGATGAGCCTAATAAGAAATTTTACGACCCAAGAGTTTGGTTGAGAAAAGGAGAAACTGCTTTCATAGAGCGTTTGAAAAAAGCCTTTGAAGACTTAAACAACGTAAATACTCTTTAA
- a CDS encoding BamA/TamA family outer membrane protein: MAKLSLLSLLAIVLLSCNSLKKVEDDEYLVIKNAIYADSIKIHNEELESLIYQKSNSTVLGYPLRLNLYNLAKENTDSSYNAWLYRKENRKKRLDKLLSEKQVERLGESFLVKGLSNWLKDIGEAPTVLDTTKTRLSLAKLSAYYQSKGYFTNNTSYEIDSAKRKKAKVNYHIELGDPYMIDSLGNNISSTAIDSLYFLNSAQSLIKEGQQFDLSNFNGERERLTGIFRNSGIRNFQESSITFDILRDTIKAEDDQQMNITLNIGDLKTRGENEVTTSAYKVEKINKINIYTDYLSTNSQDSLYTIDYQDYTIHYSKNFDIKPKTLANAIFFKKDSIYRDVDKIRTSRQLNALNVFKYPNIIFEADSVGNKVNTNIYLAPKTKYSLGTNFEVSRSNLRRLGVGLGTTLLIRNIFKGAENLSISANGSYGLLSSNTFEANYFSEFGGDITLDFPRIWFPFVNTSRIIPNYTLPKTRIAIGTNFQNNIGLDKQTFNTVLGYNWVPSDFVNHDVELLNIQFVRNVNSNRFYNVYTNTYELLDDIADSYEDATLYPELAEYFETGDSDDELNLIIPSGTTGFTDAIINSEVSATTDDFDDVNSIEERRIRLTENNLIFASNYTFNKTNRTGPIDNSFYQFRWKIEGAGNVLSAFSSIIPFNKNDDDQLLVFGVPFSQYIKNEFEYVKYWDLSRSNVLAARAFFGIAIPYGNSDNIPFVRSYFGGGSNDNRAWFPYSLGPGSVSAVNDFNEANLKLALNLEYRFPIAGDINGAIFADAGNIWNVLDNVEDPDATFDGLGSLKDIALGTGVGLRYDFTYFLFRLDLGFKTYNPAEIQSKRWFRDYNFANSVLQIGINYPF, from the coding sequence ATGGCTAAATTAAGCTTATTATCACTACTGGCAATAGTCTTGCTATCCTGCAACTCGTTAAAAAAAGTTGAGGACGACGAGTACTTGGTGATTAAAAACGCCATTTACGCCGATTCTATCAAAATACATAACGAAGAATTAGAAAGCCTTATCTATCAAAAATCAAATTCTACAGTATTAGGCTATCCCTTAAGACTTAATTTATACAACTTAGCAAAAGAGAATACTGACTCATCTTACAATGCTTGGTTATATAGAAAAGAGAACAGAAAAAAAAGACTTGACAAGCTACTTTCAGAAAAACAAGTAGAGCGCTTAGGCGAATCATTTTTGGTAAAAGGTCTTAGCAATTGGCTTAAAGATATTGGCGAAGCACCTACGGTTTTAGATACCACAAAAACCCGTTTAAGCTTAGCTAAACTTAGTGCCTACTACCAAAGTAAAGGCTATTTTACTAATAACACCTCGTACGAAATTGATAGTGCCAAACGTAAAAAAGCCAAAGTAAACTACCATATTGAACTTGGTGACCCGTATATGATTGATTCACTTGGCAACAATATATCATCAACGGCAATTGATTCATTGTACTTTTTAAATTCTGCACAATCATTAATAAAAGAAGGGCAACAATTCGACCTCAGCAATTTCAATGGTGAACGCGAACGATTGACAGGAATTTTTAGAAACAGTGGTATTCGTAATTTTCAAGAAAGCTCTATTACCTTCGATATTTTAAGAGATACTATTAAAGCTGAAGACGATCAGCAAATGAATATTACCCTAAATATTGGTGATTTAAAAACTAGGGGAGAAAACGAAGTAACTACTTCTGCTTACAAGGTAGAAAAGATCAATAAAATAAATATTTACACTGACTACCTATCAACTAACTCTCAAGACTCACTTTACACTATTGATTACCAAGACTATACTATTCACTATTCAAAGAATTTTGACATTAAGCCAAAAACCTTGGCTAACGCCATCTTTTTCAAAAAAGACAGTATTTATAGAGATGTAGATAAAATCAGAACCTCTAGGCAGTTAAATGCACTTAATGTATTTAAATATCCGAATATCATTTTTGAAGCCGATTCCGTAGGCAACAAAGTAAACACTAATATTTACCTTGCTCCAAAAACAAAATATTCTCTTGGTACCAATTTCGAAGTTAGTCGCTCTAACCTGCGTCGTTTAGGCGTTGGTCTGGGCACTACCCTACTTATAAGAAACATTTTTAAAGGTGCAGAAAACTTAAGTATTTCTGCAAATGGATCTTACGGACTTTTAAGCAGCAATACTTTTGAAGCCAATTACTTTTCAGAATTTGGCGGTGACATTACATTAGACTTTCCTAGAATATGGTTTCCGTTTGTTAACACTTCTAGAATTATACCTAATTATACACTACCTAAAACAAGAATTGCCATCGGAACCAATTTTCAGAACAATATCGGTCTGGACAAACAAACATTTAATACTGTTTTAGGTTACAACTGGGTACCAAGTGATTTCGTAAATCATGATGTTGAATTACTAAACATTCAATTTGTTAGAAATGTCAATAGTAATAGATTTTATAATGTATACACAAACACCTATGAACTACTAGATGATATTGCAGACTCTTACGAAGACGCCACCTTATACCCAGAATTAGCAGAATATTTTGAAACCGGAGATAGTGACGATGAATTAAATTTAATAATTCCGTCAGGTACAACAGGCTTTACAGATGCTATTATAAATAGCGAGGTGAGCGCTACAACAGATGATTTTGATGATGTCAACTCTATTGAAGAAAGAAGAATAAGGCTAACTGAGAATAATCTGATTTTTGCTTCTAACTATACTTTCAACAAAACCAACAGAACCGGACCTATAGATAATTCATTTTATCAATTTCGATGGAAAATTGAAGGCGCGGGTAATGTACTTTCTGCTTTTTCATCAATTATTCCGTTCAACAAAAATGATGACGACCAACTTTTAGTTTTTGGTGTACCATTTTCTCAGTATATAAAGAATGAATTTGAATATGTAAAATATTGGGACCTATCTCGCTCTAACGTGTTAGCGGCAAGAGCATTTTTCGGTATTGCCATACCCTATGGTAATTCTGACAACATTCCCTTTGTTCGAAGTTATTTTGGTGGTGGCTCAAATGACAACCGCGCATGGTTTCCTTATTCTTTAGGACCCGGAAGTGTTTCTGCAGTAAACGATTTTAATGAAGCAAACTTAAAATTGGCTTTAAATCTAGAATATAGATTTCCTATTGCAGGTGATATCAACGGAGCTATTTTTGCAGATGCGGGTAACATTTGGAATGTTCTTGACAATGTAGAAGACCCTGACGCTACTTTTGACGGATTAGGCTCTTTAAAAGATATTGCATTAGGAACAGGTGTTGGTCTGCGCTACGATTTCACCTATTTTCTATTTCGATTAGATCTGGGCTTCAAAACCTATAATCCGGCTGAGATTCAGTCTAAACGTTGGTTTAGAGATTATAATTTTGCGAATTCCGTATTGCAAATAGGCATCAACTATCCCTTTTAA
- a CDS encoding sigma-70 family RNA polymerase sigma factor has product MRQLKITKQVTNRETASLDKYLQEIGKVDLITADEEVELAQRIKAGDQRALEELTKANLRFVVSVAKQYQNQGLTLPDLINEGNLGLIKAAQRFDETRGFKFISYAVWWIRQSILQALAEQSRIVRLPLNKIGSINKINKTFAFLEQAHERMPSPEEIAKELDMTVDDVKQSLKNSGRHVSMDAPLIDGEDSNLYDVLRSGESPNPDRELLHESLRTEIERALETLTPREADVIRLYFGLANQHSMTLEEIGETFDLTRERVRQIKEKAIRRLKHTSRSKILKTYLG; this is encoded by the coding sequence ATGAGACAGCTTAAGATTACAAAACAGGTCACCAATAGAGAGACCGCATCTTTGGACAAGTACTTACAAGAAATTGGAAAAGTTGACTTGATCACCGCTGATGAAGAAGTAGAATTGGCACAACGTATTAAGGCAGGCGACCAGCGTGCACTTGAAGAACTTACGAAAGCCAACCTCAGATTCGTGGTTTCAGTTGCTAAGCAGTACCAAAACCAAGGTCTTACTTTACCAGATTTGATTAACGAGGGAAACCTTGGTCTTATCAAAGCTGCACAGCGTTTTGACGAAACGCGGGGATTTAAATTTATCTCCTACGCCGTATGGTGGATCCGTCAATCTATATTACAAGCTTTGGCAGAACAATCTCGTATCGTTCGTTTGCCATTGAACAAAATTGGTTCTATCAACAAAATCAACAAGACTTTTGCTTTCTTAGAGCAAGCGCATGAAAGAATGCCTTCTCCTGAAGAAATTGCTAAAGAATTGGATATGACTGTTGATGACGTAAAACAATCATTGAAAAACTCAGGTAGACACGTATCTATGGATGCGCCTCTTATCGACGGTGAAGATTCTAACCTTTATGATGTACTTCGTAGTGGCGAATCTCCAAACCCAGATAGAGAATTATTACACGAGTCTTTACGTACAGAAATTGAGCGTGCATTAGAAACATTAACGCCTCGTGAGGCAGATGTTATTCGCTTATACTTTGGTCTTGCTAATCAGCATTCTATGACCTTAGAAGAAATTGGCGAAACTTTTGATCTAACAAGAGAAAGAGTTCGTCAAATTAAAGAAAAAGCGATTAGACGTTTAAAGCATACTTCTAGAAGTAAAATATTAAAAACGTATTTGGGTTAA
- a CDS encoding tRNA (cytidine(34)-2'-O)-methyltransferase, protein MSLNIVLIEPEIPNNTGNIGRLALGTGSTLHLVKPFGFELTDKRLKRAGLDYWQHLNVIMYENVDDFFEQHKNQKMIFFSATATKNHWEMDFEDDMFLVFGKESIGLPKELLQQNTENTSKIPLYSEHIRSLNLANAVAITIYEGLRQINLK, encoded by the coding sequence ATGAGCCTTAATATTGTACTCATAGAACCAGAAATACCAAATAACACAGGTAACATCGGCAGACTAGCCCTTGGTACCGGATCCACGTTGCACTTGGTAAAACCATTCGGATTTGAACTTACTGATAAACGTTTAAAAAGAGCGGGACTAGATTACTGGCAGCACCTCAATGTTATTATGTACGAGAATGTTGATGATTTTTTTGAGCAGCATAAGAATCAAAAAATGATATTCTTTTCTGCTACTGCTACCAAAAATCATTGGGAAATGGATTTTGAAGATGATATGTTTCTCGTTTTCGGAAAAGAATCTATTGGCTTACCAAAAGAATTATTACAGCAAAACACCGAAAATACTTCCAAAATCCCATTGTATAGCGAACACATTAGAAGTTTAAACCTAGCCAATGCTGTTGCCATTACTATCTACGAAGGTTTGCGACAAATAAACTTGAAATAA
- a CDS encoding polyribonucleotide nucleotidyltransferase → MIPKVFREVIDLGDGREISIETGKLAKQAHGSVVVQSGKCMLLCTVVSNYEQKNLGFLPLTVDYREKFAAAGRYPGGFFKREARPSDGEVLTMRLVDRVLRPLFPKDYQAETQVMIQLMSHDDDVMPEAMAGLAASAAIQLSDFPFECAISEARVGRINGEFIINPTRAQLAESDLEMMIGASADSVMMVEGEMDEISEEEMADAIKFAHEAIKVQIAAQLRLAEAFGKKEVREYETAEVNEDLEKRIHDLSYDKCYAIAKKGTSKAERSKAFAEVKEEVKASFTEEEMEEFGHLVGGYYRQAEKSAVRDLTLNEGLRLDGRKTDEIRPIWCEVDYLPSTHGSAIFTRGETQALATVTLGTSRDANKIDMPSYEGEENFYLHYNFPPFCTGEARPIRGTSRREVGHGNLAQRALKGMIPADCPYTVRVVSEVLESNGSSSMATVCAGTMAMMDAGVKMKKPVSGIAMGLISDAESGKYAVLSDILGDEDHLGDMDFKVTGTADGITACQMDIKVKGLSYEILVNALKQAREGRLHILGKITETISAPAESVKDHAPTMVTRRVPNEFIGALIGPGGKVIQEMQKETETTIVINEDPVTEEGIVEILGVGNKGIDAVMAKIDSILFKPEVDSVYEVKVIKMLDFGAVVEYMDAPGNEVLLHVSELAWERTENVSDVVNMGDVFDVKYFGLDKRTRKEKVSRKALLPKPEGFVERPPRDDKRRDDRRGNDRSRDRDRKPRRD, encoded by the coding sequence ATGATTCCAAAAGTTTTTAGAGAGGTTATTGACCTAGGGGACGGTAGAGAGATTTCTATTGAAACCGGAAAATTAGCAAAACAGGCGCATGGTTCTGTTGTTGTTCAATCAGGAAAATGTATGTTATTATGTACAGTTGTTTCCAATTACGAACAAAAAAATCTTGGTTTTCTACCATTAACAGTAGATTATCGTGAAAAATTTGCTGCTGCAGGACGTTATCCAGGTGGTTTCTTTAAAAGAGAAGCAAGACCTAGTGACGGTGAAGTATTAACAATGCGTTTAGTGGATCGTGTTTTACGTCCGTTATTCCCAAAAGATTATCAAGCTGAAACGCAAGTGATGATTCAGTTAATGTCTCATGATGATGATGTTATGCCTGAAGCTATGGCTGGATTAGCTGCTTCTGCTGCTATTCAATTATCAGATTTTCCATTTGAATGTGCTATCTCTGAAGCTAGAGTTGGTCGTATTAATGGCGAATTTATTATTAACCCTACACGTGCTCAATTAGCAGAATCTGATTTAGAGATGATGATTGGAGCTTCAGCTGATTCTGTAATGATGGTTGAGGGTGAAATGGATGAGATTTCTGAAGAGGAAATGGCTGATGCTATCAAGTTTGCTCACGAAGCTATTAAAGTGCAAATTGCTGCACAATTACGTTTAGCTGAAGCTTTTGGTAAAAAAGAAGTACGTGAATATGAAACTGCTGAAGTTAACGAAGATTTAGAAAAAAGAATACACGATTTATCTTACGATAAATGTTATGCTATTGCAAAGAAGGGAACTTCTAAAGCAGAACGTAGTAAGGCATTTGCTGAAGTAAAAGAAGAAGTTAAGGCATCTTTTACTGAGGAAGAAATGGAAGAATTTGGACATCTTGTTGGTGGATATTACAGACAAGCTGAAAAATCAGCAGTACGTGATTTAACACTAAACGAAGGTTTACGTTTAGACGGTCGTAAGACTGATGAAATTAGACCAATTTGGTGTGAGGTTGATTATCTACCTTCTACTCATGGTTCTGCAATCTTTACTCGTGGAGAAACTCAAGCTTTGGCTACAGTAACTTTAGGTACGTCTAGAGATGCAAACAAAATAGATATGCCATCTTACGAAGGCGAAGAGAATTTCTATTTACATTATAACTTCCCTCCTTTTTGTACAGGTGAGGCAAGACCTATTCGTGGAACATCTCGTAGAGAAGTTGGTCACGGTAACTTAGCTCAACGTGCATTAAAAGGTATGATCCCTGCAGACTGCCCTTATACAGTTCGTGTAGTATCTGAAGTTTTAGAATCTAACGGTTCTTCTTCAATGGCAACAGTTTGTGCTGGTACAATGGCTATGATGGATGCTGGTGTAAAAATGAAGAAACCAGTTTCTGGTATTGCAATGGGATTAATTTCTGATGCAGAATCTGGAAAATACGCTGTATTATCTGATATTTTAGGTGATGAAGATCATTTAGGAGATATGGATTTTAAAGTAACTGGTACTGCAGATGGTATTACTGCTTGCCAAATGGATATTAAAGTAAAAGGATTGTCTTATGAAATTCTTGTTAATGCTTTAAAACAGGCCCGTGAAGGTCGCTTACATATCTTAGGTAAAATTACTGAAACAATTTCTGCTCCTGCTGAAAGCGTTAAAGATCATGCACCTACAATGGTTACTCGTAGAGTTCCTAACGAATTCATTGGTGCTTTAATTGGTCCTGGTGGAAAAGTAATTCAAGAGATGCAAAAGGAAACTGAAACGACTATCGTTATAAATGAGGATCCTGTTACTGAAGAAGGTATTGTAGAAATTTTAGGTGTTGGTAATAAGGGTATTGATGCTGTTATGGCAAAAATAGACTCTATATTATTTAAGCCTGAAGTTGATAGCGTTTACGAAGTAAAAGTTATTAAAATGCTTGATTTTGGTGCTGTTGTAGAATATATGGATGCACCTGGTAACGAAGTATTATTACACGTAAGTGAATTAGCTTGGGAACGTACAGAAAATGTATCTGATGTTGTAAACATGGGTGATGTATTCGATGTTAAGTATTTCGGCCTAGACAAACGTACACGTAAAGAGAAAGTTTCTCGTAAAGCGCTTTTACCAAAACCAGAAGGTTTTGTTGAAAGACCACCACGTGATGACAAGCGTAGAGATGACCGTCGTGGAAACGATCGTAGTCGTGATCGCGATAGAAAACCAAGAAGAGATTAA